From the Cucurbita pepo subsp. pepo cultivar mu-cu-16 chromosome LG05, ASM280686v2, whole genome shotgun sequence genome, one window contains:
- the LOC111796074 gene encoding phosphoenolpyruvate carboxylase kinase 1, translating to MGDMIVNSQYEILEEIGRGRFGTITRCFCPISNKFFACKTIAKSDLIDETDKECLEKEPKIMALLPPHPNILPLIDVFENDDYLCLISELCDSVSLYDRIIRRPFSESEAAIVIKQLLQALAHCHYHGVVHRDVKPDNLLFDSRDNLKLIDFGSAEWCDKDGFTFGVVGTPYYIAPEVLRGSEYGQKVDVWSAGVILYTMLAGFPPFYGDSAAEVFEAVLRGNLRFPPRVFRSISSAAKDLMKKMICRDVSRRFSAEQALRHPWILSGGEGTSSVE from the exons atgGGCGACATGATTGTGAACAGCCAATACGAAATCCTGGAGGAGATCGGAAGAGGACGATTCGGAACCATCACTCGTTGCTTCTGCCCTATTTCCAACAAGTTTTTCGCCTGCAAAACCATCGCTAAAAGCGATCTCATCGATGAAACCGACAAAGAATGCCTCGAGAAAGAGCCTAAAATCATGGCTCTTCTCCCTCCCCATCCCAATATTCTTCCGTTGATTGACGTTTTCGAGAACGATGATTATCTCTGTTTGATCTCTGAGCTCTGTGACTCCGTTTCCCTCTACGATCGGATTATCCGTCGTCCTTTTTCCGAATCAGAAGCCGCCATCGTTATCAAGCAGCTTCTTCAAGCCCTCGCTCACTGCCATTACCATGGCGTTGTTCATCGCGATGTTAAGCCAGATAATCTGCTCTTCGATTCCAGAGACAATTTGAAACTCATCGATTTCGGATCGGCTGAGTGGTGCGACAAAGACGGATTTACCTTCGGCGTCGTCGGAACGCCTTACTACATCGCGCCTGAAGTTTTGAGAGGATCCGAATACGGTCAGAAAGTCGATGTATGGAGCGCCGGTGTGATTCTCTACACGATGTTGGCTGGATTCCCTCCGTTCTACGGCGACTCCGCGGCAGAGGTCTTTGAGGCCGTTCTTAGAGGAAATCTGAGATTTCCACCTAGGGTTTTCAGATCGATTTCCTCTGCGGCTAAGGATttaatgaagaagatgatatgcCGAGATGTCTCTAGAAGATTCTCCGCCGAACAAGCTCTCA GACACCCATGGATTCTGAGTGGAGGAGAAGGAACATCATCAGTGGAGTAA